Proteins encoded in a region of the Zea mays cultivar B73 chromosome 4, Zm-B73-REFERENCE-NAM-5.0, whole genome shotgun sequence genome:
- the LOC100193964 gene encoding uncharacterized protein LOC100193964 codes for MADADDAPPTPPPEVVAPEEHPAVAESAVAAQQEGAATAQVDNKRKLEEAGADAEANGTGEDAKRPRVDGEPDAATGIEQQNDGSSVNVSVNVEEPAAAEEDKVAPTDGAATDGDNDTAAPATDSQAGSDDKPLEAAAEAPQPESDAAAVAQEISRMIEVPNSRVGVLIGKAGETIRNLQMSSGAKIQITKDADADSNALTRPVELVGTLGSVDKAELLIKSVIAEAEAGGSPALIARGFGSGQPGSEQFEMTVPDNKVGLIIGKGGDAIKGMQTKSGARIQLIPQHPPEGVTLTERIVRVTGNKKQIELAKDLIKQAMNQTFSRHTNQSGGYGPQGYRPQGQGAASQWGPRSQNHGYGYPPRGMPPPQNYNTPYGSYPPQQGPPRGGMGWDQRQGPPPHPSYQGGASDYYKQGSQPYDSQPPSYPPGPGNYNSYGQSQGPNYGQPQYPQHAPQQNYSHGYGDPRYNAPPPNQQYYGQPPMGPQQGYPQQPDPYARPPYSGPGQWPPRGAPAADGSYQAPAASYGPPSQHPSAYGQTYSAATGSDGYAQQGYPQQGGQAPAPYGQSAPAAPGYPQQQGGYAQYPQTQPAYGEQAAQTNASYGYQGAPADPNYGSAYPQPGYGPPGQATGQAGYASSAASQPAYGQAGYTQPPTNPPGYEQSAAPATTQSGYAAPPANPQQPAAAKGVSPQPGGGAAAYGAGGQWTA; via the exons ATGGCGGACGCTGACGACGCGCCGCCAACGCCGCCTCCTGAGGTAGTAGCCCCCGAGGAGCATCCCGCGGTCGCCGAATCCGCCGTTGCCGCGCAGCAGGAGGGGGCAGCGACGGCCCAAGTCGATAACAAGCGGAAGCTCGAGGAGGCTGGCGCCGACGCGGAGGCGAACGGCACCGGCGAGGACGCCAAGCGCCCGCGCGTGGATGGTGAGCCCGACGCTGCCACAG GCATTGAGCAGCAGAACGATGGGTCCTCCGTGAATGTCTCCGTGAATGTGGAGGAACCCGCAGCTGCAGAGGAGGATAAGGTTGCTCCCACCGATGGGGCAGCGACGGATGGTGATAATGACACGGCCGCTCCTGCTACGGATTCGCAGGCGGGTTCTGATGACAAACCGCTTGAAGCAGCAGCTGAAGCTCCACAACCGGAAAGTGATGCAGCAGCTGTTGCCCAGGAGATCTCTCGTATGATCGAAGTACCCAACAGCAGG GTCGGTGTCCTTATTGGAAAAGCTGGTGAGACAATCAGGAACTTGCAAATGAGCTCGGGTGCAAAGATCCAAATCACCAAGGACGCCGATGCGGACTCAAATGCCCTGACTCGTCCGGTTGAACTAGTTGGAACCCTTGGAAGCGTTGATAAAGCAGAGCTGCTTATTAAGAGTGTCATAGCTGAG GCTGAGGCTGGCGGTTCCCCTGCCTTAATAGCTAGAGGATTTGGAAGTGGACAGCCTGGGTCAGAGCAATTTGAGATGACAGTTCCTGATAACAAG GTTGGTCTCATTATCGGAAAAGGTGGTGATGCAATTAAAGGCATGCAAACCAAATCTGGTGCTCGTATTCAG TTAATACCCCAACATCCTCCAGAGGGCGTTACATTGACTGAAAGAATTGTACGTGTTACTGGGAATAAGAAGCAGATTGAACTTGCGAAGGATTTGATCAAGCAAGCTATGAATCAG ACATTTTCAAGGCATACAAACCAGTCTGGCGGATATGGTCCACAAGGTTACCGCCCTCAGGGTCAAGGTGCCGCTTCTCAGTGGGGACCACGTTCTCAGAATCATGGCTATGGATACCCACCTAGAGGTATGCCTCCACCTCAAAACTACAACACACCCTACGGCAGCTACCCGCCGCAGCAGGGACCACCAAGAGGTGGCATGGGCTGGGACCAGAGGCAGGGCCCTCCACCCCATCCTTCGTACCAGGGTGGTGCTTCTGATTACTACAAGCAGGGATCTCAGCCATATGATAGCCAGCCACCGAGCTACCCTCCTGGGCCAGGGAATTACAACAGTTATGGTCAATCACAGGGTCCTAACTATGGCCAACCTCAATACCCGCAACATGCGCCTCAGCAGAACTACAGCCATGggtatggtgatcctagatacaatgcTCCCCCTCCGAACCAGCAGTACTATGGTCAGCCGCCAATGGGCCCGCAGCAAGGCTATCCTCAACAGCCAGATCCCTATGCTAGGCCTCCATACAGTGGACCTGGTCAATGGCCTCCCAGGGGTGCTCCGGCTGCAGATGGCTCTTACCAGGCGCCAGCTGCATCTTATGGGCCGCCTTCTCAGCACCCTTCTGCTTATGGGCAAACGTACAGTGCAGCAACTGGATCTGATGGATATGCTCAACAGGGTTACCCACAGCAGGGTGGGCAGGCACCAGCTCCATATGGTCAGAGTGCACCAGCAGCTCCAGGCTATCCTCAGCAGCAAGGTGGCTATGCACAGTACCCACAGACCCAACCAGCATATGGTGAGCAAGCAGCTCAAACCAATGCGAGCTATGGGTACCAGGGAGCTCCAGCAGATCCTAACTATGGAAGTGCCTACCCACAGCCAGGATATGGTCCTCCTGGTCAGGCTACTGGTCAGGCTGGTTATGCCTCCTCAGCAGCCAGCCAGCCTGCGTATGGCCAGGCAGGATACACCCAGCCGCCTACAAATCCTCCAGGTTATGAGCAGTCTGCGGCACCAGCAACAACCCAGAGCGGCTATGCTGCGCCCCCAGCAAATCCACAGCAGCCTGCTGCAGCAAAAGGGGTCTCGCCACAGCCTGGTGGTGGTGCTGCTGCATATGGTGCTGGTGGGCAGTGGACAGCATGA